Sequence from the Gloeocapsopsis dulcis genome:
TGCTGTATTCTCCTGGCTTTTCACAACTCCTAAAACACTTGGTTCTGCTGCTATTGCAGGTTGCACTCTCACCAAGGGCATCCCAACTGATAGGAAGTAGGACAAAGGTAACAAGCAGAATTTTATTTTTATTTTCAAATTATATTTAGCCTGCTGCGGAGTGGACTCCAGGGCTACTAACCTTAATATAGACATTACTGAGTACAAATCTCGATTAGTTCTTCTACTCCCCGGATTGGTACTACCGGTGTTTCCAGTTTACTAGCTAATTCTGCAATCGTCATGTCATCTAAAAAACACGTATCCCCCTGTTTCAACATCATCGATGGCAGTAAGATTTTTTCGCCTAAATCTTTATGCTGCAAACCTTGTAATAAATCTTGACCTGTAAGCAATCCAGTTACAGTGATACTTTGCCCCCAATAATTGCTACATAAAGCAACCATATTTACCCGTAAACCTATCACTCGATTAAGTCGCTGTAAAATTGGTTGAAAAGCATGTTCTACTGCATTACCAACAACCCAAGTAACGCTGCGTGGAGAAGAAATGCTTGCAGGAAGATTTTGGGAAGCGATCGCAAATTCTTTCAAGAAAGCCCGAATCGAACCGACACCATTGTCAATTTGGGGATAGTCTTCGTAGTGCGACTCAGGCGGAAGATCTGCTTGGGCAATTAAAAACCACTCATCAGCTAACCAAGCAAAGGTAGAACCAAATGTGGCGCGAAACTTGTCTTGAAGCGATCGCACTTGGGCAATGACTTCTTGTGCCTTAGCTTGAGTCACTGGAATGAGTTCATCTTCTGAGGGGCGAAATCGTGTTAACCCGACAGGAACAACCGCAACAGAAGCAACGGCGGGTGTTTCTCCTTGATGAAACTTGGCGAGATCGAGTAGCGTTCTTTCGAGGTGAACGCCATCATTAATTCCTGGACACACGACAACTTGGGCGTGAATTTGTAGCCGTCGTTGTTGAAACCACTCAATGTGTTGTAAGATTTGTCCGGCACGCGGATTTTTTAACAGCCGAACTCTAATTTCAGGTTCAGTTGCGTGAACGGAAACGTATAATGGCGATAATCTTAACTGTTCAATGCGTTCCCATTCTTTTGGTGGCAAATTAGTTAAAGTTAAATACGAGCCGTATAAAAAGCTCAGACGGTAGTCGTCGTCTTTAAGATACAAACTTTGCCTTTTACCAGGTGGCTGCTGATCGATAAAGCAAAATGGACAGCGGTTATTGCACTGAATCAAATTATCGAATAAGGCGGTTTCAAACTCTAACCCCAGGTCATCATCGTAATCTTTTTCGATTTCAATTTGATGATTTCTGCCAGCAGCATCGAGAACTTCGAGTTCCAGTACTTCATCTGCACACAAAAATTGATAGTCGATTAGATCGCGGGGACAACTACCATTGATCGTCACAATTGCATCGCCAGGTTCAAATCCAATTTCTGCGGCGATCGATTCAGGAAGAACTTTAGTAATTTTAGCAGGGCGGATAGCGTGACTCATAGACTAGAAATGCAGGCTACTAGGTATTTTGTAGTAGTCCCGTGCTAAGGGCAGCGAGAATTGCTATTCCAAATGCTAACCTATACACGACAAAGACCCAGGTGTTATGAGTTTGCAGAAACCGTAACAACCAGGCGATCGCTGCATAAGAAAACACTGCAGCAGAAATAGTACCAACAATCAAAGGCGTGACGCCAGTGTTTCCTAATCCTATCTCAATTGCACCTTTCAGTTCTACTAAGCCTGCTAGGGTAATTGCGGGAATACCCAATAAAAAAGAAAATCGGGCAGCCGGTGCGCGATCTAATCCTGTAAACATTGCTGCTGTAAGTGTAGAACCCGAACGAGAAACTCCAGGAATTAATGCTAAAGCTTGGGCTAATCCTACCCAAATACTATCTTGAAGTTTTAAGCTATCTAAATCGCGCTTGCGTCTTCCTACTTGCTCAGCAAGTCCCAATAACAAGGATAATCCAATTGAAGTAAAAGCAATGACTTGCAAACTCCGCATCGGTGAGTTATCAAAATCCGGTATGAAAAATTTGATCAGTAATCCAAAAAAAACAATGGGAATCGTACCTAAGACAATTCCCAACCCTAGACGAAAGTCATAGGAACTATAGTTTTTAGTCGCGATCGCTTTCAATATTCCTGCGGTAATTTGCTTTAAATCGCTCCAAAAATACCACAACACTGCCCCAATACTACCCAACTGAATGATTGCTGCATAAGCTACACCTGGATCGCCCCATCCTAAAACCACTGGTACTACTTTAAGATGTGCTGTGCTACTGATCGGCAAGAACTCGGTTATCCCTTGTACCATACCGAGAAAAATGCTTTGAAACACATCTATGTGTTGAATTTGTTGAGTGCTTGCAACTATCTCTGAAGTCGGTTGGCTGAACACTTTGCTTGGTATGGTAACAACCGCAAATGCAGCTATACCTGTGCTTGTGCGTTTAAACCAGCGAGGTAGGGATAATGCCATGTTTCTGTTTCTATACCAATGTCTTGTACAGCATAGCGGCAAATACCTATCTGAGCTAGATCTACTGGTTGTCTTTAAGAAATTCTTACTTTTAGATTATAATAAATATGCCCCCTGGGGGGATCAATGTTAGAATAAACTTTAATAAGATTAAGTTAAGTAAAGAATCATAACAAATCATTGGTTAATCATACATCGTCCTCATACTCAGCTTCAGTTCCCACAGAAATTGGTTCGCGCCAAGCATGGTTAGTCTTTGCGGCTGCTGTGTTTCTAGTATCCGTACCAGTATTTATTGAAGCACCCCTTGTGCGATCGCTACCGAGTTTAAGTCTAGCTCTCACAGGTGGATGGATTGCCCTAAGCTTATTTTTGATGTCACGTCCAACAACTCATTTCTGGGGCGATCTTTTATTCGGATTTAGCTGGAGTTGGCTAGCAGGTTCGTTGTACTGGGGCTGGCTGCGTTGGGAGCCTTTGTTGCATTTACCCGTCGAAGCGATCGCATTGCCATTTGCCATTCTTTGTATCCGACGCAACTGGGGGCTAGTAGGTAGCTTTTTCTACCTTGGCTCTTTATTTGGCACTGTAGTGACAGATATCTACTTTTACTTAGTTGATTTAATTCCTTATTGGCGACAGTTAATGCAGATAGAACCAGTACTAGCTGCACCGATCTTACAAAGTGCTTTAGCGCAAGTTTATACCCCTTGGGGGCAGTTGTGGGCATTTATCTTAGCAAGTGTTCTCCTAACAGTTGGTATCTTGCCATTAATTAAGAAAGAACTGCATTTTTGGGCATTTAGCGGTGCTGTTTTAAGTACGATTTTGGTAGATATTCTCTTTTGGTTGGCTGCACTTGCGGCTTAACCCATTGATGGAATAATTTTGGAAAAGCTGTGTAAAAAGTTAAACTCTAACCTCTCAAGTTATCAAGATCTCCTTAATCCATGCAACAAGTGATAGCTTCGGGATCAATAAAGCTATATATTAGTTTCTAAAGCCTGCTGTGTGTTGATTTCAGATTGATGGAAAGAGGTAGAAAAATCGTGAAACGATTAATACGTGTATTGACAATTTTGTTTTTAATAGTAGGATGCATGGGATGGTTTGGTGTACCTCAACAAGCTATTGCTGCTGATTTAAGTGGTGTTACCCTACGCCCAGTAACAGTTGTGGGAGTTGAAGGAGTACGCAGAAACCGAGCAGATGATAAGCTAGCGACAGAATTTGGTAAAAAAATTGATTTAAACAATACCAATGTCCGAGCATTTCAACGGTATCCAGGAATGTATCCCAACCTAGCCAAGCAAATTATCAAGCATGCTCCTTATGAAAATGTTGAGGATGTCTTGGATATTGAGGGATTGAGCGATCGCCAAAAAGAACTCTTGCAAGCGAATCTGGAAAAATTTACAGTAACAGAACCAGAAGCAGCTTTTGTAGAGGGCGACGATCGTGTCAACAATGGCATCTACCGCTAACCTCTAAAATACGTTCTGCGAACAACCCACTCCACTAGGAGTGGGCTATTTTTATAAAAAATGACGTTTGTTGTCATCCACTCAGCTAAAATTTTATTGCCTTGTCTCAAATCAATTTTCCAACTCAATTTGATGTCATAGTTGTAGGTGCTGGTGCTGCAGGACTTTACACAACACTGTGTTTGCCAGAAAATCTTCAAGTTGGCTTGATTACTAAGGATACTGTATCTCTTTCTGCTAGTGATTGGGCACAAGGCGGAATTGCAGCGGCGATCGCGCCGGATGATTCTCCGTTACTGCATATTGAAGACACTTTACAAGCAGGTGCAGGATTATGCGATCGCTCCTCGGTAGAATTTATGGCAAAGATGGCACCGAGTTGCATCCAATCTTTAGTCAAACTGGGAGTTGCATTTGATCGCCGCGATCGCGACTTAGCTTTAACTTTAGAAGCTGCGCATTCTCGACGTCGCGTACTTCATGCTGCTGATACAACAGGTAGAGAGGTGACAACAACACTCACAGCGCAAGTGTTGCAGCGCCAAAATATTCAAGTGATCCAGCAAGCATATGCTTTGAATTTGTGGCTATCTCAGGAACATTGTCAAGGAATTTGTTTACTTTATCAAGGTCGTATTAGCTGGGTAAAAGCAAAAGCTGTGGTTCTGGCAACCGGAGGTGGTGGACAAGTTTTTGCCCAAACAACGAACCCCGCAATTAGTACTGGAGATGGAGTAGCGATCGCTTGGCGGGCTGGCGCTTTACTACGAGATTTGGAATTTGTGCAATTTCATCCTACCGCTTTGACAAAAGCTGGTGCACCCCGCTTTTTGATTAGTGAAGCAGTACGCGGAGAAGGTGCGCACCTAATTGATGTACAAGGATATCGCTTTGCCTTTGATTACCATCCTGCCGGAGAATTAGCACCTAGGGATGTTGTCAGTCGTGCAATTTTTAATCACTTACAGCGTACTGCTGCCGATCCAGCAACTGCTCATGTCTGGTTAGATTTACGTCCGATACCAAAAGAGACAATTTTGCATCGTTTCCCGAATATTATTCAAGTATGTCAGCAGTGGGGAATTGATGTGTTTTCTGAACCCATTCCTGTGGCACCTGCAGCGCATTATTGGATGGGTGGAATTGTGACAGATTTGCACAACCAAACTTCAATTCCCAGATTGTATGCTGTAGGTGAAACTGCAAGTACAGGAGTGCATGGCGCTAATCGTTTAGCCAGTAATTCACTGCTCGAATGTATTGTCTTTGGCGCTCAGATGGCGTATTTGAATGATAAATTAGTCACTTCGATTGAGGACGATCGCTCTGCTCAGTCGAACATTGATATTCCATTATCTGAAAATGACTGGTTCCTTCAGCAACAACAATTAACAATGTGGCGTCAGGAATTACCGCGTCTAGTTTGGCAAAGTGCGGGAATTTGTCGTGAAGCAACTAGATTAGAAGATGCGATCGCTCAGATTGAAGCTTGGCAGAACAAATTTGCTACTTTACCTTTAAGTCTGTTTATAAATCGTTTATCTGCAACACAGACAGCAATTGTTAATTCATCTAACGCTGAGCAGCAGTTGCGTTTGTGGGGGGAAACTCGTAACTTACTTGATGTTGCTTATCTTATTCTCAAAAGTGCGTCTTTTCGTACTGAAAGCCGTGGTGGGCATTATCGCCTCGATTACCCTCAAACCGATCCCGACTGGCAATTTCACACCTTAATTAAACGAGATAAATGGTACAAAAGCGATTAGCTTGAGAAAAAGCTGAGAACTACAGTATTGTCCCCACCAGTCTATGCTACCTGGCTCCAGAACCTTGAGTCCTAATAGGTGCACCTTTTGGAGGTGGAACAAAATTAAAATTTATTAGTGGGTTAGGATTAACAGTCGGTAATTTTAGCTCAGCAGCCAAAACAACTGTCACTGATGGTACATACTTGAGCAATTTTGTGTTAAAAATAATACTTATGAAGTCATTTGCACTCATCATGTCAAATAACTGTAATCCGACAACAAGTGTGGCAATAGTTTTAATTTTGAGATGAGTCGCCATACGTGCTACTGGATTGCTACCTAATTTAGTATTTCATACCTCTCCTAAAACTTCCGTACATTTACGTATTCGTCATAGTGAATTTACACAAGCTTAGAAAATCTTCAGTAAATCTACTAAACGAGCTTGGCGAATTTATTCGCAGCTAAGCACACTAAGTCCACCAATTTAGAGTGGTGAAGTGTTGAGCTGAAGAGAGTGATGAGTGTTGAGTTATGTTCTTCAATTCAAAACTCAAAACTCAAAATTCATAACTCTTTAGGACTCAAAACTCAAAACTCTTTAGGACTCAAAACTTGGTTTGGGTAGCCCCGACTTCAGTCGCAGGGCATCTGTGATTCATGCAAGAAATCTACTGTGCGCACACATCTTGATCGAAAAAACTGAATCTAAGCAAATTTGTAGCAATTTTTACCCATCTGCTTTGCCTGATACATTGCTAGATCAGCTTGTTTCACTAAGGTTTCTTGGGTATTGCCATTGTAGGGATAAATGCTAATACCAATACTGGCAGTAACCGCGATTATCTGCCCATTCAGATCGAATTCCTGAGAGAGAGTCGTCAAGATTTTTTCAGCAACAGCAGCAGCATCATGTGCCTTAGCAATCCCAGGCAGAATGACAGTAAATTCGTCGCCACCGAGTCGAGAAACAATGTCGCTACCACGCAGAGATAAAGTTAATCGTTGTGCTACTGTAACAAGTAAGAAATCGCCGCTGTCGTGTCCGAAAGTATCGTTGACTTGCTTGAACCCATCTAAGTCAATAAATAGCAAAGCTAACGATAAATTATTACTTTTTGCCCATGCTAAAGACTGATTGAGGTGGTCGTAAAATAGCTTACGATTAGGTAAACTTGTGAGTGAGTCGTGATAGGCAAGATAACGCAAACGGTCTTGCGAATGTTGTAATTCAGTGTTTGAGCGCAGAAGTTCCGCAGCAGTGCGCTTGAGTTCTTCTTCAATGCGCTTACGTTCTGTGATGTCGCGCATCACCCCAACTAAAAATAAATTTCCAGCCGCGTCTTTGTGCAGTGATTTTTTCGTAGCAACAAGATGAGTGATGCCTCTAGAATCAGTGAGTTCTTCTTCGTTTTCTATGGCACTGCCACTAGCGAAAACAATCTTATCATTTTGCCAAGAAACATCGGCTTCATTTTGAGCAAGAAATTCATAGTCTGACTTTTCCAGCAATTCCTCAAGTGGATAACCAATAAATTGACAAAATGCATCGTTTAACACGATCCACTGATGTTGTTGATTTTTAACAAAAACAGGATCGGGAATTGTATTAATGACTTCTTGCAAAAATTCTTTAGAACGCTGTAACCCTTCTTGCTGATAGGCAATATAACTTGCGATCGCTACTGCACAACCATAAATACCCAGTAGTGGCGGAACGACAGGTATCCACCAACCATCAAGAAAAGCGACGTATGTAATACCAACAAGCAACACGCTTGTAATTGTAACACTCAAGATAAATTTAGCTGGTTTGCGCAAGCGCCAACTGAGCGATGCGCCAAGTAAAGTCCAAGCAAAAATCCATAAGCTTTCTGTTACCTTTGACCAAACTTGGATGACTGGACGTCCCACGAGTGCCGCATCAAGAATTTGACTCACGACATTAGCTTGTAACTCTACACCAGCAATTGGTTGCGCTACTGTTGTTAATAAACCACTACTGTAAGGAACGAAAAAAAAGTCTTTCAGACTAGGCGCTGTAGAACCAATCAAGACAATGCGATCGCGAAACACCTCAGCTGGTACTTTGTTCGTCAATACTTCAGTTAGCGATACTGTGCGAAAGCTGTTTTGGATATGGCGAAAATTGGAGATGATTTGATAGCCACCAGCGTCAGCTTGTGCGTAACCACCATCGTTGCGCTGAAAGCAGGGAAACACACTTTGACCAAGTTGCAAATAATTGGGATTTTGTGCTGGTTGGGGCGAAATTCCCTCAGATGCTAAGTAACCCAAAGCAAGCTTGAGAGCAAAACTTTCATGAGTTTTATTCTGTGTTGTCCAATAAAGTAAACTACGGCGCACTTTTCCATCAGCATCAAGAATAACGTTATTAAAACCTACACGTTGCTGACTCAGAATCGGTGGAGGTAGCACTGCGGCGCTGTACTGATCTGCTAGTTTTTCAATACCAATCAGATTGGGAATTGATCGGTATGTTTGCTGCAGGTGTTCGTGTCCAGGTTCTACTCGTAAATCTCGGTACAGATCTAAACCAATAATGCGGGGTTGGTGACGGTGCAATTGCTGTAATAGCTGGGCGATCGCTGTGTCTGGTAGCGGCCACTGCCCAATAAACTGAAGATCTGCTTCTTCAATAGCGACGATCGTAATTCGTTCGTCTACAGGTTCTGGTGGGCGGAGACGAAAAAATTGATCGAAAGCCGCCCACTCTAAAGATTGGATGACCCCAAAGTAACGTAATAACAGAAGACAACTAGCAATACTGAATGCTGTCAGCCACACCCGCCGACTATTGTGTGTGCGTTGTCTAAACAGCCTTTTTCTCAGCCCCTTGCTGTCATCTCCAGTTATGCCCATGCTTCAAAATGCCCAAGCTTCCCTATTGCTAGATTTCCCCATGAAGGCGAGGAATCAATACAAAGGCAAAAAGATTTTGCATAGATTAGGTTGAGAGATCAGAAGCTAGATAAAGAGTAGTTTTAAGAGGGAGAGTATTGAAAATTCTGTGGACCTGTGTAATCAGAAAGTTCTGCTAACTCTTGTAAAGATCTTAAACCTGGATACAACTGACCGTTAATTTCCCAGGTTGGGAAGCTTTGAATACCCGCAGCTTGACAAAGATCGGGACGTGCGTTTTGACCATCTGCAGCACACTCAATATGATTGATTTCGGCGTAGGCTTGTTGTCCAAAAAGCTGCTTTTGTTCGTGACAATGCGGACACCACCAAGCGACAAATTCTCTAGCACCAATTTGAGTTAAGTGACGCGCTAAAGCAATTTCGGCTTCTCCAGAGGTCGTAGTAATTTGCCAACCAACGCCTGGTGTCGGTGCTGTCGTTGGACTTAAACTCGCGCTTGATTGTCCTGGAGTTGTTGCTGTTGGCTGGTTGATTCCTGCGTAGATACCGAGAGTACCAATCAGGGTAATCATGCCAACAACAATCGCCGTAAAGAAAATTTGTCCAATGTCTTCCCACGCACGACCAACAATAGTAAGAACCAAAAGGCT
This genomic interval carries:
- a CDS encoding vitamin K epoxide reductase family protein, coding for MSRRRIPWIHRWSRPLIAAIALLGALTTAYLTIVRFTQSSTACPAGNCDLVLSSPYATVFGLPLALFGFLAYASMAAFALAPLSISPGRKKELRSQVENWTWLLLLAGAIAMTVFSGYLMYLLFSQIQATCLYCIASAIFSVSLLVLTIVGRAWEDIGQIFFTAIVVGMITLIGTLGIYAGINQPTATTPGQSSASLSPTTAPTPGVGWQITTTSGEAEIALARHLTQIGAREFVAWWCPHCHEQKQLFGQQAYAEINHIECAADGQNARPDLCQAAGIQSFPTWEINGQLYPGLRSLQELAELSDYTGPQNFQYSPS
- the nadB gene encoding L-aspartate oxidase, translating into MSQINFPTQFDVIVVGAGAAGLYTTLCLPENLQVGLITKDTVSLSASDWAQGGIAAAIAPDDSPLLHIEDTLQAGAGLCDRSSVEFMAKMAPSCIQSLVKLGVAFDRRDRDLALTLEAAHSRRRVLHAADTTGREVTTTLTAQVLQRQNIQVIQQAYALNLWLSQEHCQGICLLYQGRISWVKAKAVVLATGGGGQVFAQTTNPAISTGDGVAIAWRAGALLRDLEFVQFHPTALTKAGAPRFLISEAVRGEGAHLIDVQGYRFAFDYHPAGELAPRDVVSRAIFNHLQRTAADPATAHVWLDLRPIPKETILHRFPNIIQVCQQWGIDVFSEPIPVAPAAHYWMGGIVTDLHNQTSIPRLYAVGETASTGVHGANRLASNSLLECIVFGAQMAYLNDKLVTSIEDDRSAQSNIDIPLSENDWFLQQQQLTMWRQELPRLVWQSAGICREATRLEDAIAQIEAWQNKFATLPLSLFINRLSATQTAIVNSSNAEQQLRLWGETRNLLDVAYLILKSASFRTESRGGHYRLDYPQTDPDWQFHTLIKRDKWYKSD
- a CDS encoding undecaprenyl-diphosphate phosphatase, with product MALSLPRWFKRTSTGIAAFAVVTIPSKVFSQPTSEIVASTQQIQHIDVFQSIFLGMVQGITEFLPISSTAHLKVVPVVLGWGDPGVAYAAIIQLGSIGAVLWYFWSDLKQITAGILKAIATKNYSSYDFRLGLGIVLGTIPIVFFGLLIKFFIPDFDNSPMRSLQVIAFTSIGLSLLLGLAEQVGRRKRDLDSLKLQDSIWVGLAQALALIPGVSRSGSTLTAAMFTGLDRAPAARFSFLLGIPAITLAGLVELKGAIEIGLGNTGVTPLIVGTISAAVFSYAAIAWLLRFLQTHNTWVFVVYRLAFGIAILAALSTGLLQNT
- a CDS encoding DUF3120 domain-containing protein, with protein sequence MVNHTSSSYSASVPTEIGSRQAWLVFAAAVFLVSVPVFIEAPLVRSLPSLSLALTGGWIALSLFLMSRPTTHFWGDLLFGFSWSWLAGSLYWGWLRWEPLLHLPVEAIALPFAILCIRRNWGLVGSFFYLGSLFGTVVTDIYFYLVDLIPYWRQLMQIEPVLAAPILQSALAQVYTPWGQLWAFILASVLLTVGILPLIKKELHFWAFSGAVLSTILVDILFWLAALAA
- the psbU gene encoding photosystem II complex extrinsic protein PsbU — its product is MKRLIRVLTILFLIVGCMGWFGVPQQAIAADLSGVTLRPVTVVGVEGVRRNRADDKLATEFGKKIDLNNTNVRAFQRYPGMYPNLAKQIIKHAPYENVEDVLDIEGLSDRQKELLQANLEKFTVTEPEAAFVEGDDRVNNGIYR
- a CDS encoding CHASE2 domain-containing protein produces the protein MGITGDDSKGLRKRLFRQRTHNSRRVWLTAFSIASCLLLLRYFGVIQSLEWAAFDQFFRLRPPEPVDERITIVAIEEADLQFIGQWPLPDTAIAQLLQQLHRHQPRIIGLDLYRDLRVEPGHEHLQQTYRSIPNLIGIEKLADQYSAAVLPPPILSQQRVGFNNVILDADGKVRRSLLYWTTQNKTHESFALKLALGYLASEGISPQPAQNPNYLQLGQSVFPCFQRNDGGYAQADAGGYQIISNFRHIQNSFRTVSLTEVLTNKVPAEVFRDRIVLIGSTAPSLKDFFFVPYSSGLLTTVAQPIAGVELQANVVSQILDAALVGRPVIQVWSKVTESLWIFAWTLLGASLSWRLRKPAKFILSVTITSVLLVGITYVAFLDGWWIPVVPPLLGIYGCAVAIASYIAYQQEGLQRSKEFLQEVINTIPDPVFVKNQQHQWIVLNDAFCQFIGYPLEELLEKSDYEFLAQNEADVSWQNDKIVFASGSAIENEEELTDSRGITHLVATKKSLHKDAAGNLFLVGVMRDITERKRIEEELKRTAAELLRSNTELQHSQDRLRYLAYHDSLTSLPNRKLFYDHLNQSLAWAKSNNLSLALLFIDLDGFKQVNDTFGHDSGDFLLVTVAQRLTLSLRGSDIVSRLGGDEFTVILPGIAKAHDAAAVAEKILTTLSQEFDLNGQIIAVTASIGISIYPYNGNTQETLVKQADLAMYQAKQMGKNCYKFA
- a CDS encoding TIGR03279 family radical SAM protein; this encodes MSHAIRPAKITKVLPESIAAEIGFEPGDAIVTINGSCPRDLIDYQFLCADEVLELEVLDAAGRNHQIEIEKDYDDDLGLEFETALFDNLIQCNNRCPFCFIDQQPPGKRQSLYLKDDDYRLSFLYGSYLTLTNLPPKEWERIEQLRLSPLYVSVHATEPEIRVRLLKNPRAGQILQHIEWFQQRRLQIHAQVVVCPGINDGVHLERTLLDLAKFHQGETPAVASVAVVPVGLTRFRPSEDELIPVTQAKAQEVIAQVRSLQDKFRATFGSTFAWLADEWFLIAQADLPPESHYEDYPQIDNGVGSIRAFLKEFAIASQNLPASISSPRSVTWVVGNAVEHAFQPILQRLNRVIGLRVNMVALCSNYWGQSITVTGLLTGQDLLQGLQHKDLGEKILLPSMMLKQGDTCFLDDMTIAELASKLETPVVPIRGVEELIEICTQ